The Streptomyces taklimakanensis nucleotide sequence GTCCTCCCGGAAGGCCCGGGGGAAGCGCTCGTCGAAGCCGTCGACGGCCTTGAGCGCCTCGGTGCGGTAGGCCATGTCGGCCGTCGCCCACTGGGCACGGGCCAGCCCGGCGGTGTTGCGCTCCCAGTCGGTGGGCCGCCGCCCGGTGGACAGCGGTACGTCCAGCACGCCCTGCACCCCGGCGACGGTGGGGTCCGCCTCGGCCAGGTCACGGGCCAGGGACTCGCGCCAGCGGGCGCCGACCCGCACGTCGTCGTCGAGGAAGGCCACCCAGGGCGCGGTGACCAGGCGCCATCCGACGTTGCGGGCGCCGGCCGGGCCGAGCCCGCCGGTCTGCACCACCGTGGCGCGCTCCCGCAGCGGCCCCAACTCCTCCAGCGGCAGCCCCTCGCGGAGCGGCTCCGGCTGGGGCCGGTCGTCGACGATCACGATCTCGCGTGGCTCGGGCCCGATCGAGGAGCCCAGTGTCGCCAGACAGTCGGCCAGGCAGGGACGGCCGACGGTGGGTATGACCACCGAGTAGTCGGTGGCGGTCGTGTGCGGGGCACTCATGCGAACGCCTTCCCGCGGCGGACCGCGAACGGGCCGATGGCCAGCAGGTCCACGGGCGAGGAACCGAAGCACTCCAACGCGTCGCGCGGGGAGTCCACCATCGGGCGCCCGGCGGTGTTGAGGCTGGTGTTGACCACCACCGGCAGCCCGGTGCGGCGCTCGAAGGCGTCCAGCATCCGCGCCACCAGCGGCTCGGAGCCGGGATCGACGGTCTGGATGCGGGCCGTGCCGTCGACGTGCACCACGGCCGGGATGCGGTCCCGCCACTCGCGGGCCACGTCGTGCACGAACAGCATGTACGGGCTGGGCACCGGCCCGTCGAAGATCTCCGCCGCGCGGCGTTCGGCGACCATGGGGGCCACCGGCCGGAACTCCTCGCGCCCCTTGACCCGGTTGAGCCGGTCCAGGTTCTCCGCCCGGCCCGGGTGGGCCAGCAGCGAGCGGTGGCCCAGCGCCCGCGGCCCGTACTCGCTGCGGCCCTGGAACCAGGCCACGATGCCGTCGGCGGCCAGCGCCTCGGCGACCTCCTCGGCGATGTCGGCCGGCCGCTCGTAGGGGACGGCCGCGTCCTTCAGGAGAGCCTCGATCTCCTCGTCCGACCAGCCCCGACCCAGGTCGGCGCCGGGCATCGGCCGCGGCGACTCGTCGTGTGCGGCGGCCAGGTGCAGGGCCGCGCCCAGCGCGGTGCCCGCGTCGCCGGCCGCCGGCTGCACCCACACCCGCTCGTAGGGGCCCTCGGCGGCGATCCGGGAGTTGGCCACGCAGTTGAGCGCCACGCCGCCGGCCATGGTCAGCTCCCGACCACCGGCCTCGGCGTGCAGCCAACGGGTGAGGTCCAGCAGGGTCTCCTCCAGGACGGCCTGGGCGCTGGCGGCCAGGTCGGCGTGGTCCTGGGTCCAGTCGGTGCCCGGCCGTCGGGCCGGAGCCAGCGCCGCCCACTCCACGCCGTGGGCGGCGAAGCCGCCCTTCCCGTCGCTGTGCACCCACTGCCGCAGCTCGGGGAGGAAGCGCGGCTTGCCGTAGGAGGCGAGCGCCATCACCTTGTACTCGTCGCTGGAGCGCAGGAAGCCCAGGTGTTCGGTCAGCTCCTCGTAGACCAGTCCGAGGGAGTGCGGCAGCCGCTGCGCGGCCAGCACCTCCAGTTGGTCGCCGTGGTAGCGGCCGGACAGGTGCGAGGCGGACTCGCCGCGCCCGTCGAGGACCAGCACGGCGGTGTCGCGGTGCGGCCCGGCGATCCCGGCGGAGGCGGCGTGCGCCATGTGGTGGGGGACGAAGCGGACGATCGACGGGTCCAGCCCCGGCAGCGCCTCGGCCAGGAAGGAGGGGGCCCGGCGGGCGTACTCCTGGCGCAGGTGGTCCCACGGGTCGTTCAGCCCCAGGGAGTCGGCCGGGGCCGCCAGGTCGGGGTCGAAGGAGTAGGCGACGGCGTCCAGATCGGCGGGGGTGAGGCCGGCTTGTTTCAGACACCAGGCCGCTGACAGCTCGGGCATCTCCCACGCGGAGAAGGGCACCGGTCGCTTGCCGTGCTTGCGCCTGCTGAACCGCTCCTCCTCGGCCGCCGCGACCGTGCGGCCGTCGATCACGAGCGCCGCCGCCGGGTCGTGAAAGACGGCGTTGATGCCCAGGATGCGCATGAAGGGTGCCTCCGTCGTGTTGTCCCGATGGCAGGGGAGATGCCGTGGCCTCCGTAGTTGCCCACCGCAGTGGAACCAAACTCACTTGGTCGACTCTTTAAGGGGGAAGTGACTCCCGAGAGTGACGGAGCGGGCCCCGGCACGCGGCCGTTTTCGGCCATGTGCCGGGGCCCGACGGGGGTACCCGGAATCCACGGGATCCACCGGATCCACGCGGCGGGGGCGCTCAGGCGGCGACGCGACGAGCGAACCACTCGATGGTCCGCTCCAGCCCCTCCTGCCAGCCCACGCGCGGCTCCCAGCCCAGCTTCTCCCTGGCCAGGGTGGTGTCCGGGCAGCGGCGGGCGGGGTCGTCGCCGGGGCGCTCGACGAAGGTGATCGGCGACGCGGAGCCGGTGAGCTTGACGATCCGGCGGGCGATGTCGAGAACCGTGGTCTCCTCCTCGCCCCCGATGTTGACCGGGCCCGTGAGACCGCTCTCGGCGAGCGCCACGATGCCCGCCACGGTGTCGTCGACGTAGCACAGCGAGCGGGTCTGGCCGCCGTCCCCGGCCACCGTCAGCGGTTCGCCCGCCAGGGCCTGCCGCACGAAGGTGGGCACCGCCCGTCCGTCCCCCGCGCGCATCCGGGGTCCGTAGGAGTTGAAGATCCGCACGATCGCGGTGTCGGTGTCGTGCACCTGCCGGTGCGCCGTGACCAGCGCCTCCGCGTACCGCTTGGCCTCGTCGTAGACGCTGCGCGGGCCAACGGGGTTGACGTGCCCCCAGTAGTCCTCGCGCTGCGGATGGACCTGTGGGTCGCCGTACACCTCGGAGGTGGAGGCCAGCACCATCCGGGCACCGTCGCGGGCCGCCAGCTCCAGGGCGTTGCGCGTGCCGCTGCTGCCGGTCTCCAGGGTCTCCAGCGGCATCCGCAGGTAGTCGGCCGGGGAGGCGGGACAGGCCAGGTGGAACACCAGGTCGAACGGGCCGCCGGACAGGTCGGCCAGGGCGTTCGGAGCGCACACGTCCCGTCGCACGAAGGCGAAGTCCGGCCGGCCGAGCAGATGCGCGACATTGCTCTCGGTGCCCGAGAGCAGGTTGTCCACGGCCACCACCTCGCAGCCGTCCGTCAGCAGCCGTTCGCACAGGTGCGAGCCCACGAACCCGGCGCCGCCGGTCACCACGGCCCGCCGCCGGTCACGTTCACCCGTCATCAGCAACCTCTTCCCTTTGGTTCCCTCTTGTTGGTGTAAGGGAGCGGTCCGCTGCGTACCCGAAGGTCATGAGCGAATCGCACCCGGATCCGGATCCCCGTCGAACTCCCGGCCTCGAAGGCGGCGACGGCGGCAGTTCAGTACCGCCGGGCGAGACACCGCCCGGCGAGAGCAGCACCCCCGCGGGGGCTCCCGACCAGAACGCCAACACGCCGAGCGGCTGGGGGCCGGCCCCGATGATCGCGCTGCTGGTCCTGGTCGTTCTCATCGCTGCGTTCTTCCTCGCCTACGCAGTGGCACTGTGAGGCCGAGTCCCCGCATGACAGAACGGAAAACACCCACGGCCCCCACGGCCCCCACGACACCGACGACACCGCGGACGGACGCCCCCGCTCCGGCCGCCGGCTCCCCGGGCGGTCCCACCGCGCCCCGGGCCCTGCTCACCGGCTGGTTCAGCTTCCTGCACGGTGAGGCGACCGCCGGTGACGTACTGGCGCTGCACCGTCTCCAGGAGATACTGGAGGACTCCGGCATCCCCCACGAGACCGCCTGGAGCCCCGGGTTCCGGCCGGGGGAGCTCAGTCTGGAGGACGCCGACCCGGCGCGGTACACCCATGTGGTCTTCGTCTGCGGTCCCCTGCACGGCCCCCAGGTGGCGGCCCTGCACGAGCGCTACGCCCACTGCGTGCGCGTCGCGGTCGGCGTGTCCGTCATCGATCCCGACGAGCCGGCCGTGCGGGGCTTCCACCGCGTGCTGCCGCGCGACGCGGACGGCGCGCGCCCGACCGCCGACCTGGCCGCCGCCGCCCCGCCGCTGTCCGCCACCCCGGTGGCCGGGGTGGTGCTCACCCACGGGCAGGGCGAGTACGGCGGCCGTCGCCGTCACGGGGAGGTCGCCGAACGGGTGACCGGCTGGTTGGCCGGCCTGGACTGCGCCCGGGTGGAGCTCGACACCCGGCTGGCCCGTGACGACTGGCGGCTGTGCGCCACCCCGGACCAGCTCCAGTCCGTCCTGGCCCGGCTCGACGTGGTGGTCACCGATCGGCTGCACGGCCTGGTGCTGGCCCTGCGCGCCGGGGTTCCGGCCCTGGCCGTCGACCCGGTGGCCGGCGGTGCGAAGGTGACCGCTCAGGCCCGCGTCCACCGGTGGCCCGCCCTGGTGCCCGCCGAACGGCTGACGGAGCGGGAACTGGGCCGCTGGTGGCGGTGGTGCCTGGTCTCCGGCCGGGCGGCGGCGCGGCGCAGGAGGCACGCTTTCCGGCACGCCCCCGGATGGGAGCAGAGCGGGGCGTTGGTGGAGATCCTGCGGACGATGCCCACCGGCGCGCGAACGGGGCCGGCTCCGACGGAGGCGTGACCCGAGGGAGGCGTGACCCGAGAGAGACGCCCCGAACCCGAAGGGGCGCGCGTCGGTGGGCGATGCGGCGCGGGAGCGACGGGCGCGGGCGGGGCGGCTTTGGGAACGGTCGGACGCACGGGCCGGGAACCGCCCCCCTCCCGCGCCCGTCTCAGGGCCGCCTGCCCACGCCCGTGGCGATCTCGTGGGCCCGCCCGCCGTCGGTGGTGGCCGCCAGCGGCGGGGTCGGCCCGCCCGCCACCTCGCGCAGTCCGCGCAGCAGCTCCCGCAGGGCCTCGGCCGACGAGTGGCGCGGGGTCCAGCCCAGCTCCCGCTCCGCCCGACCCCGGTCCATCAGCGGCAGCCGCAGGAACGCGTCCAACAGCTCCGGCGGCGCGGGCACCAGGCGCAGCCGCCACGCGGCGCCCGCCGCCGCCCGCACCGGCCCCGGCGGGAGTCGCACCACCCGGGCGCCCAGCACGTCGGCCAGCACGGAGGCGTCCACCACCGGGTCCGCGGTGAGGTTGAAGGCGCCGCGCACCGGACGGAGCACCGCCAGCCGGTAGGCCTCGGCCGCGTCCTCGGTGTGCAGCGCCTGGAAGCGCAGTCCCGGCAGGTCCGGCACGACGGGCACCACGCCCGGCCGCACCAGCCGCTGCGGCACGAAGGGGCCGCCGAACAGCCGCCGCTGCTCACCGGCCGACTCCCGCCGGAAGAGGAAGCCCGGACGCATCCGCACCACCCGCACTCCGGGGTGGTCGTGCTCGAAGCCGTCCAGCAGCCGTTCCACGTACGCCTTCTCCCGGCAGTACGCGGCGTCCGGCCGGCCGCCGTGGGTCGGCCACGACTCGTCCACGAAGCGGTCGTGCGGGCCGGGGGCGTAGGCGCCCACCGACGAGGCGTACACCAGCGCCGGCACCTCGGCCGCCGCCACCGCCCGCAGCACCCGGAGGGTGCCCAGCACATTGGTGCGCCACGTGGCCAGCGGATCCCGCATGGGCTGCATCAGCCAGGCCAGGTGGACCACGGCGTCGGCGCCCCGGAACAGCTCGGTCAGCCGCTCCTCGACGGCCCGCTCGGCCGGGTCCTCGGTGTCGCTCCGGGCCGCCGCGCCCGCGTCCCCGCCCCCGATGTCGGCGCTCGCCCACTCGGTCTTCGGCGGTGTCCACGACGGGACGCGTCGGACGACGCCCACCACCGAGGCGATGTGCGGGTCGTCGCCCAACCTCCGCACCACCGCGGTGCCGACGTTGCCGGTGGCTCCCAGCACCACCACCCGCAGGCCGGCGCGCGCGGCGCCGCCCGCGCCGTCCGTCGCGGCGCTCACCACCGGGCCCCCCGCCCGGTCGGTGCCGTCGCCCGGCGTCCTGCCGGCGGGCCCCCGTCCGCCGGTCGCGGGACCTCGTACCGCTCCTCGACCTTCACGCGTTCCTCCTCGCTCGGGGCGGCGTCGGGCGCCGTACCGCTCGGTCCGCCCGTCCCCGGGGCGGGACGGGCACGGAGATGGTGGGACGCGGAGTACCCGCCCGGTCGGCGGGAAAACGGACATTCACACGGTCCGGACGAGGGCGCGCGACGGTGCCGCGGGCACGACACCACCGGGCCACGAGAATCGTCCAAACCCCCACACAGGTGGTGTTTCCGCACCCGCTCGGGGGGTACTGCGCGAGATGCGGAAGGAGGGATGGTGCGGCATGCTGGTCGGTTTCCTGGCGCTGTCTCTGGGGTTACTGGGCTATCTGGCGGCGGCTCTGGTGACCGCCCGGGTGGCGTACGGCATGGAGCGCGCCCGGATCATCGAGGTGGAACGCGACTGGCACGCCGACGAGGACCCGGTCCAACGCTTCCGTGAGCAGGGCCAGTCGAGCGCCGCGCTGACGGGCTTCCTGTACGGCCTGGCCTGGCCGCTCGTGGTGCCGACGTACTTCTTCTACCGCTGCGCCGCCCTGGTGATCACGAGGAGGCCGCCGCCCACCCCGTACGAGCGCGCCCGGCGCGCCGAGCGGCTCGACACGCGCATCCGTGAGCTGGAGGAGTCGCTGGGGCTGCGGGGTCGCGCGCTGGACGAGAACGGACCACTGTCATGAACTGCTACGAGTGCCACACCCAGGACCGCGCCACCCCGGCCGTCGCGGTGTGCTCGCGCTGCCACGTCGGGCTGTGCCCCACCCACCTTCGGATCGAGGCGCGGACGGTCACCGAGCCCCGGGGCATGGGACGGGTCACCCAGGACCCCGAGGCCCGTCGGGCGCTGTGCGAGGTGTGCGCGCGGGCGGAGGGGTGACGGGCCGCCGGGACGACGGCCCGACACCCCGCCCGGCCGACGCGCCGTCGCCCGGCGTCCCGGCCGGCGGCCGGCGGCCCCACGAGCCCCCCAGAGCCCTGATCCCGACCCCGGTCCCGACCCCGGCCGGGATCACGAACACCCCGACGGGCTAGGCGGGACCGCGCCGCGGACGGACAACCGGCCACGCGGCATACGTACCGTTATGTACGCTCTGTTCCCTCACGCGTGGCCAACCCAGGAGTGTCCGTGCTGGTTCTGATCGCCGCTCACGCCGCCGTGGCCGCCCTCCTTCCCGCCCTCGCCCCGCGCCTCGGCCGTGCCGTGTGGTGGGTCGCCGCGCTGGTGCCGGCGGCCGCGCTGATCTGGGCCGTGGCGCTCACCCCCGCCGTCCTGGAGGGCGAGGAGACCGTCGAGCACTTCGACTGGGCCCCCTCCCTGGGCCTGGAGGTCGTCCTGCGGCTGGACGCGCTCTCGCTGCTGATGGTCTGTGTCGTCAGCGGCGTCGGCGCCGCCGTCCTGTGCTACGGAGCCCGCTACACCTCCGAGGGGCACGGCCGTGAGTCCGCGCTCCTGCTCGCCTTCGCCGGGGCGATGCTCGGCCTGGTCACCGCCGACAACCTGCTGCTGCTGTACGTCTTCTGGGAACTGACCACCGTGGTGTCGTTCCTGCTCATCGCGGGCCGCGGCCGGACCGAGGAGCACCGCGCCGCCGCCCAACAGGCCCTGATCGTCACCACCGGTGGCGGCCTGGCGATGCTGCTCGGCTTCGTCATGCTGGGCGAGACGGCCGGTACCTACCGGATCTCGGAACTGGTCGCCGACCCACCGACGGACGGTCACGTGTCCGCGGCGGTGGTGCTCGTCCTGGTCGGCGTCCTCACCAAGTCGGCCCAGATGCCCCTGCACGGCTGGCTGCCCGCCGCGATGGTGGCGCCGACCACGGTGAGCGCCTACCTCCACGCGGCGGCCATGGTCAAGGCCGGCGTCTACCTGACGGCCCGACTGGCGCCCGGCTTCGCCGACGTCGCCCCCTGGCGGCCCGTCGTCCTCGCCTTCGGCCTGGTGTCGCTGCTGTTCGGTGCCTGGCGCGCGCTGTGGGAGAGCGACCTCAAACGGATCCTGGCGTACGGCACCATCAGCGAACTCGGCCTGCTGCTGGTGCTGTTCGGCTACGGGTCCCGCAACGCCGCGCTCGCCGGCGAGGTGATGCTGCTGGCGCACGCCACCTTCAAGTCCGCGCTGTTCATGACCGCCGGGCTGGTGGAACACCACACCGGCACCCGCGACATCGACCGGCTGAGCGGGTTGGGCCGCAGCAGACCGGTCCTGCTGGCTCTGGCCGCCCTCGCCGCCGCCTCCATGGCCGGGCTGCCGCCCCTGGCGGGCTACCTGGGGCACGAGGCGTACTTCGACACCTTCTGGGAGGCGGCCCGCCACGGCGCGGGCACGGGCGAGCGGTGGACCCTGGCCGCCCTGATCGTGGGCTCGACGCTCACCGTCACCTACGCGGCCCGGTTCCTGTGGGGCGCCTTCGGGAACAGGCCGGGAGTAGCCCCCACCCCGGCCGGCGACCCCTCCCGGGACCGGGCCCCGGGCATGGCGGCGCCGATCGTGGTCCTGGTGGCGGCCACCTTGACACTGGGCGTGTGGTACCCCGGGACCGAGGCCCTCACCGAGCCCTACGCCCAACGGTTGCCGCTCCAGGGCGAGAAGCCCTACCACCTCGCCCTCTGGCACGGGGTGACCCCCGCCCTCGCGCTCTCCGTCGCCGCCCTGGCCGTCGGTCTCGCCCTCCACGCGGCGCGCCCCGCCCTGGCCGCGCTGCGCGACCGCTCGCCCCGCGCCCCCGACGCGCAGGAGGGCTACCGGAGGGCGAGCGGCGGACTGGAGGGGGCGGCGGTGTGGTTCACGCGCCGCACCCAGGTCGGTTCCCTGCCCGCCTACCTCACCGTGCTGTTGGTGTCGGTCCTGGTGGTGCCCGGCGTCGCCCTGCTGCTGCGCGACGCCCCGCTGCCCACCCCGCCCCTGTGGGCCTCCGCCGTCCAGGTGCCGCTGGGCGTGGTGGTCCTGACCGCCGCGGGCGTCCTCGCCCGGGTGCGCCGCAGGCTGTCCGCCGCCCTGCTGGCCGGTGCGGTCGGCTACGGGGTGGCCGGGTTCTTCCTGGTGCAGGGGGCGCCGGACCTGGCGCTCGCCCAGTTCCTCGTCGAGACGCTGACGTTGGTGATCATCGTGCTGGTGCTGCGCGGGCTGCCCGCCGAGTTCGGCGCCCGTCCCGGCTCGCGGCGGGCCCGTCGGCTGCGGCTGACGCTGTCCCTGGCCGGCGGTGCGCTCGTCGGCCTGCTCGCCGTGGTCGCCTCCGCGGCCCGGCGGGATCCGGCGGTGTCGGCGTACTACGTCGAGCACGTCAAGGAGGCGGGCTCCCACAACGTCGTCAACGCGATCATCGTCGACTTCCGGGCCATGGACACCCTCGTCGAGATCTCCGTGCTGCTGGTGACGGCCATCGGGGTGGCCGCTCTGATCGCCCTGCCGAGCGACGGCTCCGGCACGGGGGCCAGGAAGGGCATCCGGGCCCGGCCCCCGGCCGCCGACCGGTATCCGAGCACCGCCCGTTGGGGCGTGCCCCGGGAGCGGTGGCTGCCGGAGGCGGAGAGGATGCCCGACCACGACCGCTCGATGCTGCTGGAGGTCGTCACCCGGGTGCTGTTCCCGGCCGTCCTGGTGCTCTCGGTCTACCTGCTCTACTCGGGCCACCTGCGCCCCGGGGGCGGTTTCGCCGGAGGACTGGTGGCCGGTCAGGCCTTCGCCCTGCGCTACCTGGTGGGCGGCCGGGCCGACACCGCGTTCGCCGGACCGGTCGACCCCCGCGTCATCGCCGGGGCGGGGCTGGCCCTGGCCGCGGCCGCCGGGCTGGCCCCGGCCCTCTTCGGAGGATCGCCGCTGGCCACCGTGCCGCTGAGCCGGGACCTGCCGGTGCTCGGCCACGTCGAGGTGGCCACCAGCGTGGTCTTCGACACCGGGGTCTACCTGTTGGTCGTCGGGGTCTGCCTGAAGCTGCTGTCCGCGGTGGGGCCGGCGCAGGCGCCCGCCGGGGAGGCGGTCCGCGAGGACACCGGTCCCGGCGGGGCCTCCGCGCGGCCCGAGGCGGCCGGCGCGCCCGGCGGCCGAGCGCCCACCACGTCCGACGACCACGGGAGCGACCACCGATGACGACACCGGACCTGACGACGGCCGTGGTGGTGGGCGGACTCTTCGCCGTCGGTCTCCACCTGCTGCTGCAACGCTCCCTCACCCGGTTGCTGTTCGGCTTCCTCGTCCTCGGGCACGGGGCCAACCTGCTGGTGCTGCTGGCCGCCGGACCGCCGGGGGAACCGCCGATCACCGGGGAGGGACAGGACCCGGCCGCGTTCGCGGACCCACTGCCCCAGGCCATGGCCCTCACCGCGATCGTCATCACCTTCGGCATCACCGTCCTGTTGCTCGCCATGGTCTACCGGAGCTGGCGGCTGCTGGGGGACGACGAGGTCCGTGACGACGTCGAGGACCGCAGGCTGGGAGAGGAGACCGGGCGGCGATGATCGACTGGCTGCTGACCGCCCCCGTCCTGCTGCCCGTCCTGGTGGCGGGCCTCTCCCTGACCGTGTGGCGCAGTCCCGGAGCGCAACGCCTGTTGGGCGTCGGGGCGCTCACCGCGGTACTGGTGGACGCCGTCGCCCTGCTGTTCCTCACCGACCGGCGTGGCCCGCTGGTCCTCGACGTCGGCGACTGGCCGGCTCCGGCGGGCATCACCGTGGTGGCCGACAGGCTCTCCGCGCTGCTGCTGACCGTGGCGCTGGCGGTGGCGCTCGCCGTCCTGGTCTTCGCCGTGGGGCAGGGCTCGGCGGAGGGGCGGGGCACCGTGCAGGCGCCCTTCCACCCGTCCTACCTGCTGCTGGCGGCGGGCGTCTCCCTGGCGTTCCTCGCCGGGGACCTGTTCAACCTCTTCGTGGCCTTCGAGCTGATGCTCGCCGCCTCCTACGTGTTGATCAACCTGGACGCCGACGAGAACCGCATCCGGGCCGGGATGACCTACACCATCACCAGCCTGCTCTCCTCCCTGCTCTTCCTCACCGCCGTCGGGCTGATCTACGGGGCCACGGGCACGGTCAACCTGGCCGACCTGGGCAACCGGGTGCCCGACCTCCCCGAGGGCCTGCGGACCGTGTTCAGCCTGCTCCTGCTGATCGTGTTCGGGATCAAGGCGGCCATGGTGCCGTTGCACTTCTGGCTGCCCGACAGCTATCCCACCGCCCCGGCGCCCATCACCGCCGTGCTCGCCGCCCTGCTGACCAAGGTCGGCCTGTACGCGATGGTCCGCACTCAGACCCTCCTCTTCCCGCGCACCGAGCCCTGGACCCCGCTCCTGGTGGCCGCCGCCGTCACCCTGTTGGTGGGAGTGCTGGGCGCCGTCGCCCAACAGGACCTCAACCGGCTGCTCTCCTTCGTGCTGGTGGGCCACATCGGCTACATGCTCTTCGGGCTCTCCCTCTACTCCGTCACCGGCCTGGCCGGCACCGTCCTCTACGCCGTGCACCACATCGCCGTCCAGGCCGCGCTGTTCCTGATCGCCGGGCTGGTGGTGGGCTGGAGCGGCAGCGCGAAGCTGCCGAGGCTGGCGCGGGCCGCGCCGCCGCCCGGATGGCTGGCCGGAGTGTTCCTGATCGCCGCGCTCAGCCTCTCCGGCATTCCACCGCTGTCCGGGTTCGTGGCCAAACTCGTCCTGCTCCAGGCCGGGGCGGAGCAGGGCGGGGCGGCCGCTTTCACCCTGTTGGCCGCGGCCCTGCTCACCAGTCTGCTGACGCTGTACGCGATGGCCAGGGTGTGGCGAGCGGTGTTCGCCACCGGCTCCGGACGGCCGCCCGCCGTGCGACCGCGTGGCGCGGGGGTGCGGCTGATGGTCGGCGCCACCGTCGGGTCGGTGTTGATCGGCGTGCTGGTGGCGGTGGGCGCCGGACCGGTGGCCCGGGTCGGCGAGCGCGCCGCGCGGGACCTGATCGAACGTGACGCCTATCAGGAGGCCGTCCTCGGGCCGCGCTCCGAGGACGGGGCCGGGGCCGGGAACGGAACCGCCGACGTCGGAACCGACGCCGACCGCGAGGAACAGGAGAACCGATGACTCCGACGGACACCTCCGCCCACCGTGCCCCGGCCGGCGGCCTGCTGCGGCAGACCGCCCGCCGGTGGCCGGTGCTCCTGTGGCTGTGGCTGCTGTGGATCGTGCTGTGGGGATCGGTCGGACCGGTCGTGCTGCTGGCCGGGGCGGTGGTGGCGGTGTCGGTGACGGTGCTGTTCCCGCTGCCCCCGATCACCCACCGGGTGGCCGCCCACCCGGTGGGGGTGGCCGTGATGGCCGGGCACCTGTTGGCGGACCTGGTCGTCTCGGCCCTCACCG carries:
- a CDS encoding carbamoyltransferase — its product is MRILGINAVFHDPAAALVIDGRTVAAAEEERFSRRKHGKRPVPFSAWEMPELSAAWCLKQAGLTPADLDAVAYSFDPDLAAPADSLGLNDPWDHLRQEYARRAPSFLAEALPGLDPSIVRFVPHHMAHAASAGIAGPHRDTAVLVLDGRGESASHLSGRYHGDQLEVLAAQRLPHSLGLVYEELTEHLGFLRSSDEYKVMALASYGKPRFLPELRQWVHSDGKGGFAAHGVEWAALAPARRPGTDWTQDHADLAASAQAVLEETLLDLTRWLHAEAGGRELTMAGGVALNCVANSRIAAEGPYERVWVQPAAGDAGTALGAALHLAAAHDESPRPMPGADLGRGWSDEEIEALLKDAAVPYERPADIAEEVAEALAADGIVAWFQGRSEYGPRALGHRSLLAHPGRAENLDRLNRVKGREEFRPVAPMVAERRAAEIFDGPVPSPYMLFVHDVAREWRDRIPAVVHVDGTARIQTVDPGSEPLVARMLDAFERRTGLPVVVNTSLNTAGRPMVDSPRDALECFGSSPVDLLAIGPFAVRRGKAFA
- a CDS encoding UDP-glucuronic acid decarboxylase family protein, encoding MTGERDRRRAVVTGGAGFVGSHLCERLLTDGCEVVAVDNLLSGTESNVAHLLGRPDFAFVRRDVCAPNALADLSGGPFDLVFHLACPASPADYLRMPLETLETGSSGTRNALELAARDGARMVLASTSEVYGDPQVHPQREDYWGHVNPVGPRSVYDEAKRYAEALVTAHRQVHDTDTAIVRIFNSYGPRMRAGDGRAVPTFVRQALAGEPLTVAGDGGQTRSLCYVDDTVAGIVALAESGLTGPVNIGGEEETTVLDIARRIVKLTGSASPITFVERPGDDPARRCPDTTLAREKLGWEPRVGWQEGLERTIEWFARRVAA
- a CDS encoding DUF6480 family protein, which translates into the protein MSESHPDPDPRRTPGLEGGDGGSSVPPGETPPGESSTPAGAPDQNANTPSGWGPAPMIALLVLVVLIAAFFLAYAVAL
- a CDS encoding polysaccharide pyruvyl transferase family protein — its product is MTERKTPTAPTAPTTPTTPRTDAPAPAAGSPGGPTAPRALLTGWFSFLHGEATAGDVLALHRLQEILEDSGIPHETAWSPGFRPGELSLEDADPARYTHVVFVCGPLHGPQVAALHERYAHCVRVAVGVSVIDPDEPAVRGFHRVLPRDADGARPTADLAAAAPPLSATPVAGVVLTHGQGEYGGRRRHGEVAERVTGWLAGLDCARVELDTRLARDDWRLCATPDQLQSVLARLDVVVTDRLHGLVLALRAGVPALAVDPVAGGAKVTAQARVHRWPALVPAERLTERELGRWWRWCLVSGRAAARRRRHAFRHAPGWEQSGALVEILRTMPTGARTGPAPTEA
- a CDS encoding NAD-dependent epimerase/dehydratase family protein codes for the protein MSAATDGAGGAARAGLRVVVLGATGNVGTAVVRRLGDDPHIASVVGVVRRVPSWTPPKTEWASADIGGGDAGAAARSDTEDPAERAVEERLTELFRGADAVVHLAWLMQPMRDPLATWRTNVLGTLRVLRAVAAAEVPALVYASSVGAYAPGPHDRFVDESWPTHGGRPDAAYCREKAYVERLLDGFEHDHPGVRVVRMRPGFLFRRESAGEQRRLFGGPFVPQRLVRPGVVPVVPDLPGLRFQALHTEDAAEAYRLAVLRPVRGAFNLTADPVVDASVLADVLGARVVRLPPGPVRAAAGAAWRLRLVPAPPELLDAFLRLPLMDRGRAERELGWTPRHSSAEALRELLRGLREVAGGPTPPLAATTDGGRAHEIATGVGRRP
- a CDS encoding DUF2180 family protein; its protein translation is MNCYECHTQDRATPAVAVCSRCHVGLCPTHLRIEARTVTEPRGMGRVTQDPEARRALCEVCARAEG
- a CDS encoding Na+/H+ antiporter subunit A, which translates into the protein MLVLIAAHAAVAALLPALAPRLGRAVWWVAALVPAAALIWAVALTPAVLEGEETVEHFDWAPSLGLEVVLRLDALSLLMVCVVSGVGAAVLCYGARYTSEGHGRESALLLAFAGAMLGLVTADNLLLLYVFWELTTVVSFLLIAGRGRTEEHRAAAQQALIVTTGGGLAMLLGFVMLGETAGTYRISELVADPPTDGHVSAAVVLVLVGVLTKSAQMPLHGWLPAAMVAPTTVSAYLHAAAMVKAGVYLTARLAPGFADVAPWRPVVLAFGLVSLLFGAWRALWESDLKRILAYGTISELGLLLVLFGYGSRNAALAGEVMLLAHATFKSALFMTAGLVEHHTGTRDIDRLSGLGRSRPVLLALAALAAASMAGLPPLAGYLGHEAYFDTFWEAARHGAGTGERWTLAALIVGSTLTVTYAARFLWGAFGNRPGVAPTPAGDPSRDRAPGMAAPIVVLVAATLTLGVWYPGTEALTEPYAQRLPLQGEKPYHLALWHGVTPALALSVAALAVGLALHAARPALAALRDRSPRAPDAQEGYRRASGGLEGAAVWFTRRTQVGSLPAYLTVLLVSVLVVPGVALLLRDAPLPTPPLWASAVQVPLGVVVLTAAGVLARVRRRLSAALLAGAVGYGVAGFFLVQGAPDLALAQFLVETLTLVIIVLVLRGLPAEFGARPGSRRARRLRLTLSLAGGALVGLLAVVASAARRDPAVSAYYVEHVKEAGSHNVVNAIIVDFRAMDTLVEISVLLVTAIGVAALIALPSDGSGTGARKGIRARPPAADRYPSTARWGVPRERWLPEAERMPDHDRSMLLEVVTRVLFPAVLVLSVYLLYSGHLRPGGGFAGGLVAGQAFALRYLVGGRADTAFAGPVDPRVIAGAGLALAAAAGLAPALFGGSPLATVPLSRDLPVLGHVEVATSVVFDTGVYLLVVGVCLKLLSAVGPAQAPAGEAVREDTGPGGASARPEAAGAPGGRAPTTSDDHGSDHR
- a CDS encoding Na(+)/H(+) antiporter subunit C gives rise to the protein MTTPDLTTAVVVGGLFAVGLHLLLQRSLTRLLFGFLVLGHGANLLVLLAAGPPGEPPITGEGQDPAAFADPLPQAMALTAIVITFGITVLLLAMVYRSWRLLGDDEVRDDVEDRRLGEETGRR